A single genomic interval of Equus quagga isolate Etosha38 chromosome 19, UCLA_HA_Equagga_1.0, whole genome shotgun sequence harbors:
- the BBS10 gene encoding Bardet-Biedl syndrome 10 protein isoform X3, producing the protein MAAAASVKAALQVAEALESIVSCCVGPDGRQVLCTKPTGEVLLSRDGGRLLQALHLEHPIARMMVACVSNHLRKAGDGAKTFIIFLSHLLRGLHAIPDQENGSLVSENSQTLGRHWKNCCRWKFISQALLTFQTQILDYVMDQYLSRHFLSIFSSSTKERTLCRNSLELLLEAYFCGRVGRNNHNLISQLMCDYLFKCVAREGGFEEVFELVGDCFVELHVGVTGLPVSDSRIVAGLVLHRDFSGYCPADGDIRIALVTETIQPIFSTSGSEFILNSEAQFRASQFWIMERTKAIMKHLQSQNVKLLLSSVKQPDSVIFYARLNDISVVECLSSEEVSLIQRVIDLSPFVLPQASSRCEISNTAVVKFCKPLVLRSKRYVRLGLISKCSFVPHCLVLCGPVQGLVEQHKDALHGAFKMLRQLFKHLDLNYLTQASDQNYTSSPLIYKNSRESNQLPEIVNGSLQRPYQGTVVKNKDKLAKTQTYLKVYSNLVVPSIELETRFPCSTPKVAPVDAYQTNETLRCLSPNKTGIIDHSEPFPESNSANSTTENTRIKISYENLQVTKIAGKGSMLPVRYKSREMCPSRSYCFSSIPAGSVLP; encoded by the exons ATGGCCGCTGCGGCGTCTGTGAAGGCAGCGTTGCAGGTGGCGGAAGCGCTGGAAAGCATCGTCAGCTGCTGTGTGGGGCCCGACGGCCGGCAGGTTTTGTGTACGAAGCCCACCGGCGAGGTGCTGCTCAGCCGGGATGGAGGCCGCCTCCTGCAGGCGCTACACTTAGAGCATCCCATAGCCAG GATGATGGTGGCATGTGTTTCCAATCATCTAAGAAAAGCAGGAGATGGTGCTAAAACATTCATCATCTTTCTCTCCCATTTACTCAGAGGACTTCACGCAATCCCAGACCAAGAAAACGGTTCTTTGGTTTCCGAAAATTCTCAAACCCTTGGAAGGCATTGGAAAAATTGTTGTCGGTGGAAATTTATTTCCCAAGCTCTTCTAACGTTTCAGACACAAATATTAGACTATGTTATGGACCAATACTTAAGTAGACACtttttgtccatcttttcttcATCCACTAAAGAGAGAACATTGTGTAGGAACTCTTTAGAGTTGCTCTTAGAAGCATACTTTTGTGGAAGAGTGGGAAGAAATAATCACAACCTTATTTCACAGTTGATGTGTGACTACTTGTTCAAGTGTGTGGCTCGTGAAGGTGGGTTTGAAGAAGTGTTTGAGTTGGTGGGTGACTGCTTTGTAGAGCTGCACGTTGGTGTCACCGGCCTTCCTGTTTCAGATTCCAGGATCGTAGCTGGGCTTGTGCTTCACAGAGACTTTTCTGGGTACTGTCCAGCAGATGGTGACATAAGAATAGCGCTAGTAACAGAAACCATTCAGCCTATTTTTTCAACTTCCGGATCAGAGTTTATTCTAAATTCAGAAGCACAGTTTCGGGCATCTCAGTTTTGGATTATGGAAAGGACAAAAGCAATAATGAAACATTTGCAGAGTCAGAATGTAAAATTGCTCCTGTCTAGTGTGAAACAACCAGACTCAGTGATTTTTTATGCAAGACTGAATGACATATCGGTGGTGGAGTGTTTATCATCTGAAGAAGTTTCTCTTATCCAGAGGGTCATTGATCTTTCTCCCTTTGTGCTACCGCAGGCCTCTTCACGGTGTGAAATCTCTAACACTGCTGTGGTGAAATTTTGTAAGCCCCTTGTCCTTAGATCCAAAAGGTATGTTCGTCTTGGCTTGATTAGCAAATGTTCCTTTGTACCACATTGTCTAGTTCTTTGTGGACCAGTACAGGGTCTTGTTGAACAACATAAAGATGCTTTACATGGAGCATTTAAAATGCTTCGGCAGTTATTTAAACACCTGGATCTAAATTACTTGACACAAGCCAGCGACCAAAATTATACATCAAGTCCTCTTATTTATAAGAATAGTAGAGAAAGTAATCAGTTACCAGAAATTGTTAATGGCTCACTGCAAAGGCCATATCAGGGCACAGTTGTAAAGAACAAAGATAAACTGGCAAAAActcaaacatatttaaaagtatattcaaATTTGGTGGTTCCAAGTATAGAATTAGAAACACGTTTTCCATGTTCGACACCAAAGGTGGCACCAGTGGATGCATACCAGACAAATGAGACATTGAGATGTTTATCTCCAAACAAAACTGGGATAATTGATCACAGTGAACCATTTCCTGAGAGTAATTCTGCTAATTCAACAACAGAAAATACTAGAATAAaaatttcttatgaaaatttACAGGTCACAAAAATTGCTGGCAAGGGGAGCATGTTACCAGTGAGATACAAGTCCCGAGAGATGTGTCCTTCCCGGAGTTACTGTTTCTCATCTATACCGGCAGGGAGTGTGTTGCCG tag
- the BBS10 gene encoding Bardet-Biedl syndrome 10 protein isoform X2, with translation MAAAASVKAALQVAEALESIVSCCVGPDGRQVLCTKPTGEVLLSRDGGRLLQALHLEHPIARMMVACVSNHLRKAGDGAKTFIIFLSHLLRGLHAIPDQENGSLVSENSQTLGRHWKNCCRWKFISQALLTFQTQILDYVMDQYLSRHFLSIFSSSTKERTLCRNSLELLLEAYFCGRVGRNNHNLISQLMCDYLFKCVAREGGFEEVFELVGDCFVELHVGVTGLPVSDSRIVAGLVLHRDFSGYCPADGDIRIALVTETIQPIFSTSGSEFILNSEAQFRASQFWIMERTKAIMKHLQSQNVKLLLSSVKQPDSVIFYARLNDISVVECLSSEEVSLIQRVIDLSPFVLPQASSRCEISNTAVVKFCKPLVLRSKRYVRLGLISKCSFVPHCLVLCGPVQGLVEQHKDALHGAFKMLRQLFKHLDLNYLTQASDQNYTSSPLIYKNSRESNQLPEIVNGSLQRPYQGTVVKNKDKLAKTQTYLKVYSNLVVPSIELETRFPCSTPKVAPVDAYQTNETLRCLSPNKTGIIDHSEPFPESNSANSTTENTRIKISYENLQVTKIAGKGSMLPVRYKSREMCPSRSYCFSSIPAGSVLPFSVTPRTVPR, from the exons ATGGCCGCTGCGGCGTCTGTGAAGGCAGCGTTGCAGGTGGCGGAAGCGCTGGAAAGCATCGTCAGCTGCTGTGTGGGGCCCGACGGCCGGCAGGTTTTGTGTACGAAGCCCACCGGCGAGGTGCTGCTCAGCCGGGATGGAGGCCGCCTCCTGCAGGCGCTACACTTAGAGCATCCCATAGCCAG GATGATGGTGGCATGTGTTTCCAATCATCTAAGAAAAGCAGGAGATGGTGCTAAAACATTCATCATCTTTCTCTCCCATTTACTCAGAGGACTTCACGCAATCCCAGACCAAGAAAACGGTTCTTTGGTTTCCGAAAATTCTCAAACCCTTGGAAGGCATTGGAAAAATTGTTGTCGGTGGAAATTTATTTCCCAAGCTCTTCTAACGTTTCAGACACAAATATTAGACTATGTTATGGACCAATACTTAAGTAGACACtttttgtccatcttttcttcATCCACTAAAGAGAGAACATTGTGTAGGAACTCTTTAGAGTTGCTCTTAGAAGCATACTTTTGTGGAAGAGTGGGAAGAAATAATCACAACCTTATTTCACAGTTGATGTGTGACTACTTGTTCAAGTGTGTGGCTCGTGAAGGTGGGTTTGAAGAAGTGTTTGAGTTGGTGGGTGACTGCTTTGTAGAGCTGCACGTTGGTGTCACCGGCCTTCCTGTTTCAGATTCCAGGATCGTAGCTGGGCTTGTGCTTCACAGAGACTTTTCTGGGTACTGTCCAGCAGATGGTGACATAAGAATAGCGCTAGTAACAGAAACCATTCAGCCTATTTTTTCAACTTCCGGATCAGAGTTTATTCTAAATTCAGAAGCACAGTTTCGGGCATCTCAGTTTTGGATTATGGAAAGGACAAAAGCAATAATGAAACATTTGCAGAGTCAGAATGTAAAATTGCTCCTGTCTAGTGTGAAACAACCAGACTCAGTGATTTTTTATGCAAGACTGAATGACATATCGGTGGTGGAGTGTTTATCATCTGAAGAAGTTTCTCTTATCCAGAGGGTCATTGATCTTTCTCCCTTTGTGCTACCGCAGGCCTCTTCACGGTGTGAAATCTCTAACACTGCTGTGGTGAAATTTTGTAAGCCCCTTGTCCTTAGATCCAAAAGGTATGTTCGTCTTGGCTTGATTAGCAAATGTTCCTTTGTACCACATTGTCTAGTTCTTTGTGGACCAGTACAGGGTCTTGTTGAACAACATAAAGATGCTTTACATGGAGCATTTAAAATGCTTCGGCAGTTATTTAAACACCTGGATCTAAATTACTTGACACAAGCCAGCGACCAAAATTATACATCAAGTCCTCTTATTTATAAGAATAGTAGAGAAAGTAATCAGTTACCAGAAATTGTTAATGGCTCACTGCAAAGGCCATATCAGGGCACAGTTGTAAAGAACAAAGATAAACTGGCAAAAActcaaacatatttaaaagtatattcaaATTTGGTGGTTCCAAGTATAGAATTAGAAACACGTTTTCCATGTTCGACACCAAAGGTGGCACCAGTGGATGCATACCAGACAAATGAGACATTGAGATGTTTATCTCCAAACAAAACTGGGATAATTGATCACAGTGAACCATTTCCTGAGAGTAATTCTGCTAATTCAACAACAGAAAATACTAGAATAAaaatttcttatgaaaatttACAGGTCACAAAAATTGCTGGCAAGGGGAGCATGTTACCAGTGAGATACAAGTCCCGAGAGATGTGTCCTTCCCGGAGTTACTGTTTCTCATCTATACCGGCAGGGAGTGTGTTGCCG ttctctgtgaCACCCAGGACAGTGCCACGTTGA
- the BBS10 gene encoding Bardet-Biedl syndrome 10 protein isoform X1, with product MAAAASVKAALQVAEALESIVSCCVGPDGRQVLCTKPTGEVLLSRDGGRLLQALHLEHPIARMMVACVSNHLRKAGDGAKTFIIFLSHLLRGLHAIPDQENGSLVSENSQTLGRHWKNCCRWKFISQALLTFQTQILDYVMDQYLSRHFLSIFSSSTKERTLCRNSLELLLEAYFCGRVGRNNHNLISQLMCDYLFKCVAREGGFEEVFELVGDCFVELHVGVTGLPVSDSRIVAGLVLHRDFSGYCPADGDIRIALVTETIQPIFSTSGSEFILNSEAQFRASQFWIMERTKAIMKHLQSQNVKLLLSSVKQPDSVIFYARLNDISVVECLSSEEVSLIQRVIDLSPFVLPQASSRCEISNTAVVKFCKPLVLRSKRYVRLGLISKCSFVPHCLVLCGPVQGLVEQHKDALHGAFKMLRQLFKHLDLNYLTQASDQNYTSSPLIYKNSRESNQLPEIVNGSLQRPYQGTVVKNKDKLAKTQTYLKVYSNLVVPSIELETRFPCSTPKVAPVDAYQTNETLRCLSPNKTGIIDHSEPFPESNSANSTTENTRIKISYENLQVTKIAGKGSMLPVRYKSREMCPSRSYCFSSIPAGSVLPVGGNFEILLHFYLLNYAKICQQSEEATVGVIVANALLGIPKILHKSKKGNYSFPQMYARALHALQSGQPMGSRQTGLESVVGKYQLLTSVLQCLTKILTIDLVINIKRQPQEICDQDSEEEL from the exons ATGGCCGCTGCGGCGTCTGTGAAGGCAGCGTTGCAGGTGGCGGAAGCGCTGGAAAGCATCGTCAGCTGCTGTGTGGGGCCCGACGGCCGGCAGGTTTTGTGTACGAAGCCCACCGGCGAGGTGCTGCTCAGCCGGGATGGAGGCCGCCTCCTGCAGGCGCTACACTTAGAGCATCCCATAGCCAG GATGATGGTGGCATGTGTTTCCAATCATCTAAGAAAAGCAGGAGATGGTGCTAAAACATTCATCATCTTTCTCTCCCATTTACTCAGAGGACTTCACGCAATCCCAGACCAAGAAAACGGTTCTTTGGTTTCCGAAAATTCTCAAACCCTTGGAAGGCATTGGAAAAATTGTTGTCGGTGGAAATTTATTTCCCAAGCTCTTCTAACGTTTCAGACACAAATATTAGACTATGTTATGGACCAATACTTAAGTAGACACtttttgtccatcttttcttcATCCACTAAAGAGAGAACATTGTGTAGGAACTCTTTAGAGTTGCTCTTAGAAGCATACTTTTGTGGAAGAGTGGGAAGAAATAATCACAACCTTATTTCACAGTTGATGTGTGACTACTTGTTCAAGTGTGTGGCTCGTGAAGGTGGGTTTGAAGAAGTGTTTGAGTTGGTGGGTGACTGCTTTGTAGAGCTGCACGTTGGTGTCACCGGCCTTCCTGTTTCAGATTCCAGGATCGTAGCTGGGCTTGTGCTTCACAGAGACTTTTCTGGGTACTGTCCAGCAGATGGTGACATAAGAATAGCGCTAGTAACAGAAACCATTCAGCCTATTTTTTCAACTTCCGGATCAGAGTTTATTCTAAATTCAGAAGCACAGTTTCGGGCATCTCAGTTTTGGATTATGGAAAGGACAAAAGCAATAATGAAACATTTGCAGAGTCAGAATGTAAAATTGCTCCTGTCTAGTGTGAAACAACCAGACTCAGTGATTTTTTATGCAAGACTGAATGACATATCGGTGGTGGAGTGTTTATCATCTGAAGAAGTTTCTCTTATCCAGAGGGTCATTGATCTTTCTCCCTTTGTGCTACCGCAGGCCTCTTCACGGTGTGAAATCTCTAACACTGCTGTGGTGAAATTTTGTAAGCCCCTTGTCCTTAGATCCAAAAGGTATGTTCGTCTTGGCTTGATTAGCAAATGTTCCTTTGTACCACATTGTCTAGTTCTTTGTGGACCAGTACAGGGTCTTGTTGAACAACATAAAGATGCTTTACATGGAGCATTTAAAATGCTTCGGCAGTTATTTAAACACCTGGATCTAAATTACTTGACACAAGCCAGCGACCAAAATTATACATCAAGTCCTCTTATTTATAAGAATAGTAGAGAAAGTAATCAGTTACCAGAAATTGTTAATGGCTCACTGCAAAGGCCATATCAGGGCACAGTTGTAAAGAACAAAGATAAACTGGCAAAAActcaaacatatttaaaagtatattcaaATTTGGTGGTTCCAAGTATAGAATTAGAAACACGTTTTCCATGTTCGACACCAAAGGTGGCACCAGTGGATGCATACCAGACAAATGAGACATTGAGATGTTTATCTCCAAACAAAACTGGGATAATTGATCACAGTGAACCATTTCCTGAGAGTAATTCTGCTAATTCAACAACAGAAAATACTAGAATAAaaatttcttatgaaaatttACAGGTCACAAAAATTGCTGGCAAGGGGAGCATGTTACCAGTGAGATACAAGTCCCGAGAGATGTGTCCTTCCCGGAGTTACTGTTTCTCATCTATACCGGCAGGGAGTGTGTTGCCGGTGGGTGGTAATTTTGAGATTTTGTTACATTTCTATCTTCTCAACTATGCCAAAATATGCCAGCAATCAGAAGAAGCCACGGTTGGTGTGATAGTAGCTAATGCACTTTTAGGCATTCCCAAAATCCTGCATAAGTCTAAGAAAGGAAATTACAGCTTTCCACAAATGTATGCAAGAGCGCTCCACGCACTGCAGTCCGGTCAACCCATGGGAAGCAGGCAGACAGGCTTGGAATCGGTAGTTGGTAAATACCAGTTACTAACTTCAGTTCTTCAGTGTTTGACAAAAATTTTAACCATTGATTTGGTAATCAATATTAAGAGACAGCCTCAGGAAATTTGTGATCAAGATTCCGAAGAGGAACTATAA